From one Thermomicrobiales bacterium genomic stretch:
- a CDS encoding mannose-1-phosphate guanylyltransferase codes for MTEQFFAVIPAGGSGTRLWPVSRANRPKFLLPLPGPRTMIQATVDRLAGVVRPENILVITGASHVDEIQRQLPSLDAEQIIAEPLPRGSGPAIGLGAAIALARDPDAIVGSFAADHVVTENDRFEQAVRSAIEIAKRGYLVTIGIRPSYPETGYGYIHSGAEIGTQHGIDAREVDRFKEKPDIETAERYVASGEYLWNASMFVWKAGVLMEEMRRYLPDLADALERIARDWDTPRREATLSAIWPTVPDITIDHGILEHSTRVAVVPASFGWTDLGDWNGLGAMSAGCDDDPDENLAINAELIVHDSRGSFIFGQGRLVALLGLENVVVIDTDDALLICDRSRTQEVKQIVEQLRARGSTTLL; via the coding sequence GTGACAGAACAATTCTTCGCCGTCATCCCAGCCGGGGGCAGTGGCACCAGGCTCTGGCCGGTCAGCCGCGCGAATCGACCGAAGTTCCTGCTGCCGCTCCCTGGTCCACGCACCATGATCCAGGCGACCGTCGATCGGCTCGCGGGGGTTGTTCGGCCAGAGAATATCCTCGTGATCACCGGAGCATCGCATGTCGACGAGATCCAGCGGCAGCTTCCCTCTCTCGACGCCGAGCAGATCATTGCCGAGCCGCTGCCTCGCGGTAGCGGCCCTGCAATAGGGCTCGGCGCGGCGATCGCGCTGGCTCGTGACCCCGACGCGATAGTCGGGTCGTTCGCGGCCGACCATGTCGTCACCGAGAATGACCGTTTCGAACAGGCCGTTCGATCCGCCATCGAGATCGCGAAGCGTGGCTATCTGGTGACGATCGGGATCAGGCCGAGCTATCCGGAAACCGGGTATGGCTACATTCACTCCGGTGCAGAAATCGGCACGCAACACGGCATCGATGCCCGTGAAGTCGATCGATTCAAAGAGAAGCCCGATATCGAAACGGCCGAACGCTACGTCGCATCGGGCGAGTACCTCTGGAACGCCAGTATGTTCGTCTGGAAGGCGGGCGTGCTGATGGAAGAGATGCGGCGCTACCTCCCCGACCTCGCGGACGCGCTGGAGCGCATCGCCCGCGACTGGGACACTCCCCGCCGTGAGGCAACCCTTTCGGCGATCTGGCCGACGGTCCCCGACATCACAATCGACCACGGTATTCTCGAACATTCGACGCGGGTTGCAGTCGTCCCGGCGTCGTTTGGCTGGACGGACCTTGGAGACTGGAACGGGCTTGGCGCGATGAGCGCTGGATGCGACGATGATCCAGACGAGAATCTCGCGATCAATGCCGAGCTGATCGTGCACGACTCCCGAGGGAGCTTCATTTTCGGCCAGGGGCGACTCGTTGCTCTTCTGGGTCTGGAGAATGTTGTTGTCATTGACACGGACGACGCACTGCTGATTTGCGATCGGTCGCGCACCCAGGAAGTCAAGCAGATCGTCGAGCAGTTGCGGGCACGGGGCTCGACAACGTTGCTATAG
- a CDS encoding branched-chain amino acid transaminase — translation MHLQPFAYFEGNIVPSDQAKVSIATHALQYGTGAFGGVRGYLDVSGETINIFRLPDHTRRLMNSSRILRSNLALDADGLGQVIQDLVAKNNPKVNIYIRPFIYKAGIELTPHLKGVRDDIAIYVIAFGDYFAMDHPLRLMVSSWTRIADNIIPSRAKITGGYINSSLAKDQAAEAGFDDALMLNERGKIAEASGANFFIVRNGTLITSPVTGDILEGITRRSVLKFAEDMGIAIEEREIDRSELYIADEAFLCGTGAQVVAVGDIDGRPVGNGARGPLTARIQEVFFSCVRGEDNKYRDLLTKVPVRP, via the coding sequence ATGCATCTCCAGCCATTTGCCTATTTCGAAGGCAACATCGTCCCGTCCGACCAGGCGAAAGTCAGTATCGCGACTCACGCGCTGCAGTATGGAACCGGGGCGTTCGGCGGAGTTCGTGGCTATCTGGATGTCAGTGGCGAGACGATCAACATCTTTCGTCTGCCGGATCACACTCGCCGCCTGATGAACAGCTCGCGGATCCTGAGGTCGAATCTCGCGCTGGATGCGGATGGTCTCGGACAGGTAATACAGGATCTGGTTGCGAAGAACAATCCGAAGGTCAATATCTATATCCGGCCCTTCATCTATAAGGCCGGTATTGAGCTGACACCCCATCTGAAGGGGGTCAGAGACGATATCGCTATCTACGTCATCGCATTCGGCGACTATTTCGCGATGGATCATCCGCTGCGTCTGATGGTGTCGTCGTGGACGCGGATCGCCGACAATATCATCCCCAGTCGCGCGAAGATCACCGGCGGCTACATCAACTCCAGCCTCGCGAAGGATCAGGCGGCTGAAGCCGGCTTCGATGACGCGCTGATGCTTAACGAGCGTGGCAAGATCGCCGAAGCGAGCGGAGCGAACTTCTTCATCGTCCGGAACGGGACACTCATCACGAGCCCGGTGACCGGCGATATCCTTGAAGGGATCACCCGGCGCTCGGTTCTGAAATTCGCCGAGGACATGGGAATCGCCATTGAGGAGCGAGAGATCGACCGATCCGAGCTCTACATTGCCGACGAGGCGTTCCTGTGTGGCACAGGGGCGCAAGTCGTTGCCGTTGGCGATATCGATGGCCGGCCAGTGGGAAATGGCGCGCGAGGGCCATTGACCGCACGGATCCAGGAGGTGTTCTTCTCCTGTGTCCGAGGCGAGGACAACAAGTATCGTGACTTGTTGACAAAGGTGCCGGTTCGGCCGTAG
- the dprA gene encoding DNA-processing protein DprA: protein MSDTLNDDAREAKELTPWLGFQRVPGIGPARLGRLVELFGSVASAWAAPTDDLRAVGVSDEMIRAIDRVRNTLDIEAELGRMRRAGVRAIPLNSDEYPRLLRHVTSSPPLLFTRGQLAPEDDVAVAIVGTRRSSSYGIHMTTMLASGLAAAGVTIVSGLAHGVDTAAHRAALEAGGRTVAVFGSGPDVIYPAQNKDLARRIIQSGAVVSEHPVGVKPDARNFPARNRIISGMSRGVLVVEAPTQSGAMLTASFAADQGRDVFAVPGQATSDKSAGCHALIRNGATLVTNVEQILEQLDLASAKTQRQTRMVLPETPNQRILYAVLSTEPQHVDDICHTSALPIHEVSGTLLEMELKGLIRQTAPQHYVRA, encoded by the coding sequence ATGTCCGACACCCTGAATGACGATGCGCGCGAGGCAAAGGAGCTGACTCCATGGTTGGGGTTTCAGCGAGTGCCGGGCATCGGGCCAGCCCGGCTCGGCCGGCTTGTCGAGCTCTTCGGTTCAGTCGCGTCTGCCTGGGCGGCGCCAACCGACGACCTCCGGGCAGTCGGAGTTTCAGACGAAATGATCCGGGCGATTGATCGGGTGCGCAACACACTCGACATCGAAGCAGAGCTCGGCCGAATGCGCCGCGCCGGCGTCCGCGCGATCCCGTTGAACAGCGACGAATACCCGCGCCTTCTGCGCCACGTAACGTCGTCACCGCCACTACTGTTCACACGCGGGCAGCTCGCGCCAGAGGACGATGTCGCGGTCGCGATTGTTGGCACGCGGCGCTCGTCGAGCTACGGAATCCATATGACGACGATGCTCGCGAGCGGTCTGGCCGCCGCTGGAGTCACGATCGTGAGTGGGCTAGCCCATGGCGTCGACACGGCCGCTCACCGCGCTGCGCTGGAGGCGGGCGGTCGAACAGTTGCTGTTTTCGGAAGCGGGCCAGACGTTATCTATCCGGCTCAGAACAAGGATCTTGCCAGGCGAATCATCCAGTCGGGCGCAGTAGTCAGCGAGCACCCTGTTGGCGTCAAGCCCGACGCGCGGAACTTCCCCGCCCGCAATCGCATCATCAGCGGGATGTCGAGAGGGGTTCTCGTCGTCGAGGCGCCAACCCAGAGCGGCGCGATGCTCACTGCCTCCTTCGCTGCCGACCAGGGACGTGATGTCTTCGCTGTCCCCGGGCAGGCAACTTCTGACAAGAGCGCGGGCTGCCACGCGTTGATCCGCAACGGCGCGACCCTTGTCACGAATGTAGAACAGATCCTCGAACAACTCGACCTCGCGTCCGCGAAGACGCAGAGGCAGACCAGAATGGTGCTTCCCGAGACTCCCAACCAGCGCATCCTCTATGCGGTGCTCAGCACCGAACCTCAACATGTCGACGACATTTGTCATACTTCGGCGCTGCCGATCCATGAGGTGAGCGGCACACTCCTGGAGATGGAGCTCAAAGGATTGATCCGGCAGACGGCGCCCCAGCATTACGTTCGGGCATGA
- the topA gene encoding type I DNA topoisomerase, whose amino-acid sequence MIVESPAKARTIEKYLGRGYSVRASMGHVRDLPKSTLGINIDDDFAPKYTVPRDKSKTVKDLKAAVQKAREVILATDPDREGEAIAWHLAEATQPDPAKVKRVVFNEITPDAVRAAMEHPRAIDMDLVDAQQARRVLDRLVGYSISPLLWKKVKRGLSAGRVQSVALRLVVEREREIDAFIQREYWSVEAELNKHGAAVTKANVFVASLAKIHGDKAELPDQDTTNQVLAGLDGAEYVVADVQTKETQRRPSPPFTTSTLQQEASRKLKFGVRRTMQIAQELYEGVDLGAEGAQGLITYMRTDSTNVASIAQQMAREAITAKFGAEFLPERPPVYTRRAKGAQEAHEAIRPTDPRRTPEMVKGYLSGPQLRLYDLIWKRFVASQMRNAIFDATGVDIDAGRPGEDKPYRFRATGSVIKFAGFIRVYREDRDDDEVDEIDRAALPALTAGAMLDLLRLTPEQHFTQPPPRYTEATLVKALEENGIGRPSTYAPTIATLVARNYVTNEAKRLTPTEVGTVVNDILVEHFPSIVDIGFTSGMEQELDEIASGERQWVPVIREFYSPFQETLQHAEQTMERVKVRDEPTDEVCDLCGRPMVIKLGKYGRFLACTGFPECRNAKPLLVRIGVNCPKCHVGDVIERRTRQGRVFYGCSNWRKDDPASCDFTSWLKPTGETCPQCGEPLVYTNRKETEVKCASCGFSRRATRARVADAVPA is encoded by the coding sequence GTGATCGTCGAGTCGCCGGCCAAAGCCCGGACGATCGAGAAATACCTCGGTCGGGGCTACTCGGTGCGAGCCTCGATGGGTCACGTCCGCGACCTGCCGAAAAGCACGCTTGGTATCAACATCGACGACGACTTCGCGCCGAAGTACACAGTTCCGCGGGACAAGTCGAAGACCGTCAAGGATCTGAAGGCGGCTGTCCAGAAAGCGCGCGAGGTGATCCTGGCGACCGACCCCGATCGCGAAGGAGAGGCGATAGCCTGGCACTTGGCCGAGGCAACCCAGCCGGACCCAGCCAAGGTCAAGCGCGTCGTATTCAACGAAATCACCCCCGACGCCGTCCGGGCGGCGATGGAGCATCCTCGCGCGATCGACATGGACCTCGTCGATGCGCAGCAGGCGCGCCGCGTGCTCGACCGATTGGTCGGCTATAGCATTTCGCCGCTGCTCTGGAAGAAGGTGAAGCGCGGACTATCCGCCGGCCGCGTTCAGTCCGTTGCGCTGCGCCTCGTCGTCGAGCGAGAGCGTGAGATCGACGCGTTCATTCAGCGCGAATACTGGTCGGTCGAGGCCGAGCTGAATAAGCACGGGGCCGCGGTGACGAAAGCCAACGTCTTCGTTGCCAGTCTCGCGAAGATTCACGGTGACAAGGCCGAACTGCCCGACCAGGACACGACCAACCAGGTGTTGGCGGGACTTGACGGCGCAGAGTATGTGGTCGCCGACGTCCAGACGAAGGAGACCCAACGTCGTCCATCGCCGCCGTTCACCACGAGCACACTCCAGCAAGAGGCATCACGCAAGCTGAAGTTCGGAGTGCGGCGAACAATGCAGATTGCCCAGGAGTTGTACGAGGGTGTCGATCTCGGCGCTGAGGGGGCGCAAGGGCTCATCACCTACATGCGGACCGACTCGACCAACGTCGCGTCGATCGCCCAGCAGATGGCGCGGGAAGCAATCACGGCGAAGTTCGGCGCAGAATTCCTGCCGGAAAGACCGCCCGTTTACACGCGGCGCGCCAAGGGCGCCCAGGAGGCGCACGAGGCTATTCGCCCCACCGACCCGCGCCGTACCCCGGAGATGGTGAAAGGCTATCTGAGCGGGCCGCAGCTCCGGCTGTACGATCTGATCTGGAAGCGCTTCGTCGCCAGCCAGATGCGCAACGCGATCTTCGACGCCACCGGCGTCGATATCGACGCCGGCCGGCCGGGCGAAGACAAGCCGTATCGCTTCCGCGCGACCGGCTCCGTGATCAAGTTCGCCGGATTCATCCGCGTCTATCGCGAGGACCGCGACGACGACGAGGTGGACGAGATCGACCGGGCCGCGTTGCCAGCGCTGACGGCCGGAGCCATGCTCGATCTCCTGAGGCTGACACCCGAGCAGCACTTCACGCAGCCTCCCCCGCGCTACACCGAGGCAACGCTGGTCAAGGCGCTCGAAGAGAACGGCATCGGACGTCCAAGCACGTATGCGCCAACTATCGCGACGCTCGTTGCTCGCAACTACGTGACAAACGAGGCAAAGCGGCTCACGCCGACCGAGGTGGGGACTGTCGTCAACGACATCCTCGTCGAGCACTTCCCGTCGATCGTCGACATCGGCTTCACCTCAGGGATGGAGCAGGAGCTGGACGAGATCGCGTCGGGAGAGCGGCAGTGGGTGCCGGTGATCCGGGAGTTCTACAGTCCATTCCAGGAGACATTGCAGCACGCCGAGCAAACCATGGAGCGAGTCAAGGTTCGAGACGAGCCGACCGACGAGGTCTGCGATCTATGCGGCAGGCCGATGGTGATCAAGCTCGGCAAGTACGGCCGATTCCTCGCCTGCACCGGCTTTCCGGAATGCCGGAACGCAAAGCCGCTCCTGGTTCGAATCGGCGTCAACTGCCCGAAGTGCCATGTTGGTGATGTCATCGAGCGCCGAACCCGGCAGGGTCGTGTGTTCTACGGCTGCAGCAACTGGCGCAAGGACGACCCCGCATCTTGCGACTTCACATCGTGGCTCAAGCCGACCGGCGAAACCTGTCCGCAGTGTGGCGAGCCGCTGGTCTACACCAATCGCAAGGAGACCGAGGTCAAATGCGCATCGTGCGGCTTCAGCCGCCGAGCAACCAGAGCTCGCGTTGCCGACGCGGTCCCTGCCTGA